From the Diceros bicornis minor isolate mBicDic1 chromosome 19, mDicBic1.mat.cur, whole genome shotgun sequence genome, one window contains:
- the SLC17A9 gene encoding voltage-gated purine nucleotide uniporter SLC17A9 isoform X1, with protein sequence MQPPPAEARRDAAQDTQWSRPECQAWTGALLLGTCLLYCARVSMPVCSVSMSQDFGWNKKEAGIVLSSFFWGYCLTQVVGGHLGDRIGGEKVILLSASAWGLITAATPLLAHLGSTHLVFMTFSRILTGLLQGVYFPALTSLLSQKVRESERAFTYSTVGAGSQFGTLVTGAVGSLLLDWYGWQSVFYFSGGLTLLWVCYVYRYLLSEQDLLLALGVLAQGLPTSRHTKVPWRQLFRKPSVWAVVFSQLSSACSFFILLSWLPTFFKETFPSSKGWVFNVVPWLVAIPASLFSGFLSDHLINQGYRTITVRKFMQVMGLGLSGVFALCLGHTSSFCKSVVFASASIGLQTFNHRCGQHSWGLGRCRGRVPGRLPDRDHRLLDICVQPGGRHQQPGAVHLPGVRTGPACGPESPPRGPLVSRTPQAPRPSAISRGAKGSAEERLALYPRCVSRGESEPQLGRRGVPTPEPDSPARASVSPLAGGAIMPSSQGWWDCQG encoded by the exons GCCCGAGTGCCAGGCATGGACGGGGGCACTGCTGCTGGGCACGTGCCTGCTGTACTGTGCCCGCGTCAGCATGCCCGTCTGCTCCGTCTCCATGAGCCAGGACTTCGGCTGGAACAAGAAGGAGGCCGGCATCGTGCTCAGCAGCTTCTTCTGGGGCTACTGCCTGACTCAGGTCGTGGGCGGCCATCTGGGGGACAG GATCGGGGGTGAGAAGGTCATCCTGCTGTCAGCCTCTGCCTGGGGCTTGATCACCGCGGCCACCCCACTGCTCGCCCACCTTGGCAGCACCCACCTCGTCTTTATGACCTTCTCTCGCATCCTCACGGGCTTGCTCCAAG GCGTTTACTTCCCTGCGCTGACCAGCCTGCTGTCGCAGAAAGTGCGGGAGAGTGAGCGAGCCTTCACCTACAGCACCGTGGGGGCCGGCTCCCAGTTCGG GACGCTGGTGACGGGGGCCGTGGGCTCCCTGCTTCTGGACTGGTACGGCTGGCAGAGTGTCTTCTATTTCTCTGGCGGGCTCACCCTGCTGTGGGTGTGTTACGTGTACAGGTACCTGCTGAGTGAACAAG ATCTCCTCCTGGCCCTGGGCGTTTTGGCACAAGGCTTGCCGACGTCCCGGCACACCAAAGTTCCCTGGAGACAGCTCTTCCGGAAGCCTTCTGTCTG GGCAGTCGTCTTCTCCCAGCTCTCCTCGGCGTGCTCCTTCTTCATCCTCCTCTCCTGGCTGCCGACTTTCTTTAAGGAGACATTCCCCAGCTCCAAG GGCTGGGTCTTCAATGTGGTGCCCTGGCTGGTGGCGATTCCCGCCAGTCTGTTCAGCGGGTTTCTGTCTGATCATCTCATCAATCAGG GTTACAGAACCATTACCGTGCGGAAGTTCATGCAG GTGATGGGCCTCGGCCTGTCCGGCGTTTTCGCCCTGTGTTTGGGCCACACCTCGAGCTTCTGTAAGTCTGTGGTCTTTGCGTCGGCCTCCATCGGCCTTCAGACCTTCAACCACAG GTGTGGCCAACACAGCTGGGGCCTTGGCAG GTGTCGTGGGCGTGTGCCTGGGCGGTTACCTGATAGAGACCACCGGCTCCTGGACATCTGTGTTCAACCTGGTGGCCGCCATCAGCAGCCTGGGGCTGTGCACCTTCCTGGTGTTCGGACAGGCCCAGCGTGTGGACCTGAGTCCCCACCACGAGGACCTCTAGTTTCCCGGACCCCACAGGCCCCAAGACCCAGCGCCATCAGCCGTGGGGCCAAGGGCTCAGCTGAAGAACGTCTCGCTCTCTACCCCAGATGTGTGAGCAGAGGAGAGAGCGAGCCTCAGCTGGGCCGGCGGGGGGTGCCGACACCAGAGCCAGACAGCCCTgctcgggcctcagtttccccacttgccGGTGGGGCGATCATGCCCTCCTCTCAGGGTTGGTGGGACTGCCAGGGGTGA
- the SLC17A9 gene encoding voltage-gated purine nucleotide uniporter SLC17A9 isoform X2: protein MQPPPAEARRDAAQDTQWSRPECQAWTGALLLGTCLLYCARVSMPVCSVSMSQDFGWNKKEAGIVLSSFFWGYCLTQVVGGHLGDRIGGEKVILLSASAWGLITAATPLLAHLGSTHLVFMTFSRILTGLLQGVYFPALTSLLSQKVRESERAFTYSTVGAGSQFGTLVTGAVGSLLLDWYGWQSVFYFSGGLTLLWVCYVYRYLLSEQDLLLALGVLAQGLPTSRHTKVPWRQLFRKPSVWAVVFSQLSSACSFFILLSWLPTFFKETFPSSKGWVFNVVPWLVAIPASLFSGFLSDHLINQGYRTITVRKFMQVMGLGLSGVFALCLGHTSSFCKSVVFASASIGLQTFNHSGISVNIQDLAPSCAGFLFGVANTAGALAGVVGVCLGGYLIETTGSWTSVFNLVAAISSLGLCTFLVFGQAQRVDLSPHHEDL, encoded by the exons GCCCGAGTGCCAGGCATGGACGGGGGCACTGCTGCTGGGCACGTGCCTGCTGTACTGTGCCCGCGTCAGCATGCCCGTCTGCTCCGTCTCCATGAGCCAGGACTTCGGCTGGAACAAGAAGGAGGCCGGCATCGTGCTCAGCAGCTTCTTCTGGGGCTACTGCCTGACTCAGGTCGTGGGCGGCCATCTGGGGGACAG GATCGGGGGTGAGAAGGTCATCCTGCTGTCAGCCTCTGCCTGGGGCTTGATCACCGCGGCCACCCCACTGCTCGCCCACCTTGGCAGCACCCACCTCGTCTTTATGACCTTCTCTCGCATCCTCACGGGCTTGCTCCAAG GCGTTTACTTCCCTGCGCTGACCAGCCTGCTGTCGCAGAAAGTGCGGGAGAGTGAGCGAGCCTTCACCTACAGCACCGTGGGGGCCGGCTCCCAGTTCGG GACGCTGGTGACGGGGGCCGTGGGCTCCCTGCTTCTGGACTGGTACGGCTGGCAGAGTGTCTTCTATTTCTCTGGCGGGCTCACCCTGCTGTGGGTGTGTTACGTGTACAGGTACCTGCTGAGTGAACAAG ATCTCCTCCTGGCCCTGGGCGTTTTGGCACAAGGCTTGCCGACGTCCCGGCACACCAAAGTTCCCTGGAGACAGCTCTTCCGGAAGCCTTCTGTCTG GGCAGTCGTCTTCTCCCAGCTCTCCTCGGCGTGCTCCTTCTTCATCCTCCTCTCCTGGCTGCCGACTTTCTTTAAGGAGACATTCCCCAGCTCCAAG GGCTGGGTCTTCAATGTGGTGCCCTGGCTGGTGGCGATTCCCGCCAGTCTGTTCAGCGGGTTTCTGTCTGATCATCTCATCAATCAGG GTTACAGAACCATTACCGTGCGGAAGTTCATGCAG GTGATGGGCCTCGGCCTGTCCGGCGTTTTCGCCCTGTGTTTGGGCCACACCTCGAGCTTCTGTAAGTCTGTGGTCTTTGCGTCGGCCTCCATCGGCCTTCAGACCTTCAACCACAG TGGCATTTCTGTTAACATCCAGGACCTGGCCCCGTCTTGTGCCGGCTTTCTGTTTG GTGTGGCCAACACAGCTGGGGCCTTGGCAG GTGTCGTGGGCGTGTGCCTGGGCGGTTACCTGATAGAGACCACCGGCTCCTGGACATCTGTGTTCAACCTGGTGGCCGCCATCAGCAGCCTGGGGCTGTGCACCTTCCTGGTGTTCGGACAGGCCCAGCGTGTGGACCTGAGTCCCCACCACGAGGACCTCTAG